A window from Exiguobacterium marinum DSM 16307 encodes these proteins:
- a CDS encoding D-alanine--D-alanine ligase, with amino-acid sequence MKVAVLYGGVSGEREVSLTSGRGMIEALKERGHEVTAIDFHPERANELLTLDVDVVVSALHGKYGEDGRVQSLLEMAGIPYTGSGVLASALAMDKARAKIIFAAFGIRVARDVLIESPKSIDAKVREWGNEFPCVVKPAQEGSSNGLTIAFDEGMLRTGIEKAFACDSAVLVEQYIKGKELTVPVIGNFGQEEALPVIEIIPKNEFYDYESKYTEGGSIHVCPAEIPVELTEEVQQAAILAHRALGCSGYSRSDFLVSDIGEAYILETNTLPGMTPLSLFPDSARTVGISYGELLDRFIDLALKRETK; translated from the coding sequence ATGAAAGTCGCTGTTTTATATGGTGGAGTGTCAGGAGAACGAGAGGTTTCCCTCACAAGCGGACGAGGGATGATTGAAGCACTGAAGGAACGTGGTCACGAGGTCACGGCCATCGACTTTCATCCGGAACGAGCGAACGAGTTGTTGACATTAGATGTCGATGTTGTCGTCAGTGCGTTGCACGGAAAGTATGGAGAGGATGGTCGAGTCCAGTCTTTACTAGAGATGGCGGGTATCCCGTACACAGGATCAGGTGTGTTGGCGTCGGCCCTCGCGATGGACAAGGCGAGAGCGAAGATTATTTTTGCTGCATTTGGCATTCGTGTTGCACGGGATGTTTTGATTGAATCCCCAAAGTCTATTGATGCGAAAGTAAGGGAGTGGGGAAATGAGTTCCCATGTGTTGTCAAACCTGCCCAAGAAGGGTCTTCGAACGGCTTGACGATCGCGTTTGATGAGGGGATGTTGCGCACTGGGATTGAGAAGGCGTTCGCATGTGATTCAGCGGTTCTCGTAGAACAGTATATCAAAGGAAAAGAATTGACTGTGCCGGTGATCGGGAACTTTGGGCAAGAAGAAGCGTTACCCGTAATCGAAATCATTCCAAAAAATGAGTTTTACGATTATGAATCGAAGTATACAGAAGGTGGTTCGATTCATGTTTGTCCGGCTGAAATTCCAGTAGAACTAACGGAAGAAGTTCAGCAGGCTGCTATACTCGCACACCGCGCGCTAGGTTGTTCAGGGTACTCGCGTTCAGATTTTTTGGTCTCTGACATAGGAGAAGCCTATATTTTAGAAACGAACACATTACCTGGTATGACACCGCTTAGCCTGTTCCCGGATAGCGCAAGAACAGTTGGTATCTCTTATGGGGAACTCTTAGATCGTTTCATCGATTTAGCATTAAAACGTGAAACGAAGTAA
- a CDS encoding adaptor protein MecA — MRFEKQTKEHLRVYVTANELSLRGIAIDTIVGENGQQLWKELLETAESEYGFSPQGAVDLNVTMFPRDGLVIDVQKGEAIAELDIEQVEIRLTIDVIHHLIYQFEDLEDVINASIRLFPHIHETEQGGALYHYEGRYYLHFVEVLPAQVEERLAAILSEYGKTTTVSPYVMMEYGNTIQTKQAVKELYDAFA, encoded by the coding sequence TTGAGATTTGAAAAACAAACAAAAGAACATCTTCGTGTATATGTGACTGCAAATGAACTCTCGTTACGTGGAATCGCCATCGATACGATTGTAGGAGAAAATGGTCAACAGCTGTGGAAAGAGTTGCTTGAAACAGCAGAGAGTGAGTATGGCTTTTCTCCACAAGGCGCGGTTGATTTAAACGTGACGATGTTTCCTCGTGATGGACTCGTCATCGATGTTCAAAAAGGTGAAGCAATTGCCGAGCTTGATATCGAGCAGGTCGAGATTCGACTGACGATTGACGTGATTCACCACTTGATTTATCAGTTCGAGGACCTTGAAGATGTAATCAACGCTTCGATTCGTCTCTTTCCACATATACATGAAACCGAACAGGGTGGGGCGCTTTATCACTATGAAGGTCGTTATTATCTCCACTTTGTGGAGGTGCTTCCTGCACAAGTGGAAGAAAGGCTTGCTGCCATCTTGTCCGAGTATGGAAAAACGACTACGGTAAGTCCATACGTCATGATGGAGTACGGAAACACAATTCAAACGAAACAAGCCGTGAAAGAGCTGTACGATGCGTTCGCATGA
- a CDS encoding MerR family transcriptional regulator: protein MPKYSIKTVATLTGVNPTTIRAWERRYQFIVPSRTESGHRLYSDQDVEKIKWVVDKQKEGLSVSQAIQQLHQAPEIEPEPSSTKLYDEELKDGLLHALLSFDERSAHDLINRAFNTFSFEKVTKDIIGPLLMDIGSRWEEGSITIAHEHFATAFLRARLSTLSLQMPMNPFLPRITCVCAPGEMHEIGLLFVTLYLRQHGYDVVFLGAGFPKEDLSKALHDIDTTCLIFACTLTEHIPDLLDAIDYIQEEHSDLKIGAGGYAVSLERDRFNGAFLGDSPEEWTKWLSTI from the coding sequence ATGCCGAAATACTCTATAAAAACGGTCGCGACGTTAACGGGCGTTAATCCTACGACGATTCGCGCTTGGGAGCGCCGCTATCAATTTATTGTACCGAGCAGAACGGAATCTGGACACCGCCTATATTCAGATCAAGATGTGGAAAAAATTAAATGGGTGGTCGATAAGCAAAAAGAAGGCCTGAGTGTCTCGCAAGCGATTCAACAGCTACATCAAGCGCCGGAAATAGAGCCAGAGCCATCATCTACCAAGTTATATGACGAAGAATTGAAGGATGGACTGCTTCATGCGTTGCTCTCTTTTGATGAGCGGTCAGCGCACGACTTAATCAATCGCGCATTTAATACATTTAGTTTTGAAAAAGTGACAAAGGACATCATTGGACCGCTCCTGATGGATATAGGTTCACGTTGGGAAGAAGGATCGATTACCATCGCCCATGAGCATTTTGCGACGGCATTTTTACGAGCAAGGCTCTCCACTTTGTCTCTTCAAATGCCGATGAATCCATTCCTTCCACGCATTACATGTGTATGTGCGCCCGGTGAAATGCATGAGATTGGTTTGTTGTTCGTTACACTTTACTTACGTCAACATGGATACGATGTCGTCTTTTTGGGAGCAGGGTTCCCGAAAGAAGACTTGAGTAAGGCATTGCATGATATCGATACGACTTGCCTCATTTTTGCATGCACACTGACAGAACATATCCCCGACCTATTAGATGCCATCGATTATATTCAAGAAGAGCATTCTGATTTGAAAATCGGGGCAGGTGGATATGCGGTCAGTCTTGAGCGAGATCGATTCAATGGAGCATTTCTTGGGGACTCACCGGAAGAATGGACCAAATGGTTATCAACTATTTGA
- a CDS encoding RecQ family ATP-dependent DNA helicase yields the protein MRHLYESTLKRVFGYDSFRPGQHDIIQAVVEGQDVLAVMPTGAGKSLTFQLPSYIKNGGLTIIVSPLLSLIEDQMLHIRERGERGVARLTSMESMEEKQDIINHLKRYRFLYLSPEQLAVPYVTRALANVKIQMLVIDEAHCISQWGHEFRPEYARLGELRKQIGSPQCMAVTATAPESVKQDIVEKLALFSPEQFVHSANRPEIRLMVERLEKEKKLERLKELVREIPKPIVVYTATRREAEALAFELEDALFYHGGMSTEDRRLVQSQFLRNEVSVMVCTSAFGMGVNKDNVRSVIHFQLPATVEAYMQEIGRAGRDGQPAFAVLLYADGDERIQQFLIDGQYPKDEDVRLAYFERENGISLAQLPRLLKMNEEDSKFLLLKQLLSERSLQEALDWVKERRRDRYRQLGQMMDYALIRTCRRDYLLRYFSEPTIEQNECCDICGPIVFPDTPKIVRENVTEWKIRLTQIFSFE from the coding sequence GTGAGACATTTGTATGAATCGACATTGAAACGAGTCTTTGGATATGATTCGTTCCGACCTGGTCAACACGACATCATTCAAGCAGTGGTGGAAGGACAGGATGTCTTGGCCGTCATGCCGACCGGTGCGGGAAAATCGTTGACGTTTCAACTCCCCTCCTACATAAAGAATGGAGGTTTGACGATCATCGTCTCGCCGCTACTCTCTCTGATTGAGGATCAAATGCTTCATATCCGGGAACGTGGTGAGCGTGGCGTAGCCCGATTGACATCTATGGAGTCGATGGAAGAAAAGCAGGACATCATCAATCATTTGAAGCGTTATCGTTTTTTATATCTCTCACCCGAACAATTGGCTGTTCCTTATGTCACGCGTGCGTTGGCGAATGTGAAAATTCAAATGCTTGTAATTGATGAAGCGCATTGTATCTCCCAATGGGGCCATGAATTTAGACCAGAATATGCCCGGTTAGGCGAGTTGCGAAAGCAAATCGGCAGCCCGCAATGTATGGCGGTCACGGCGACGGCTCCTGAGAGCGTAAAGCAGGATATCGTTGAGAAGTTAGCACTCTTCTCACCCGAACAATTCGTTCATTCAGCCAATCGACCCGAGATTCGATTAATGGTCGAGCGACTGGAGAAAGAGAAGAAACTCGAGAGACTGAAGGAATTAGTTCGAGAGATTCCGAAACCGATCGTCGTTTACACGGCAACACGTCGGGAGGCAGAGGCGCTGGCGTTTGAGCTAGAAGACGCATTGTTTTATCACGGTGGAATGTCTACAGAAGACCGACGACTCGTGCAATCTCAATTCTTACGGAACGAGGTGTCGGTCATGGTCTGTACAAGCGCGTTCGGAATGGGAGTCAATAAAGATAACGTTCGTTCGGTCATCCACTTCCAATTACCTGCGACGGTCGAAGCGTATATGCAGGAAATCGGCCGGGCCGGACGCGATGGACAGCCTGCGTTTGCTGTGCTCCTATATGCAGATGGGGACGAGCGAATCCAGCAGTTTTTGATTGACGGTCAATATCCAAAAGACGAGGATGTTCGTTTGGCGTATTTTGAGCGTGAGAACGGCATCTCTCTAGCGCAGCTACCGCGTTTACTAAAAATGAATGAAGAAGATTCAAAATTCTTGTTGTTAAAGCAGTTGTTGTCCGAACGTTCTCTTCAAGAAGCACTGGATTGGGTAAAAGAAAGAAGGCGCGACCGATACCGTCAGCTTGGACAGATGATGGATTATGCACTCATTCGCACGTGTCGGCGCGATTATTTACTACGCTACTTTTCGGAACCAACGATTGAACAAAACGAATGTTGCGATATATGTGGCCCCATCGTGTTCCCAGACACACCTAAAATCGTTCGGGAAAATGTGACAGAATGGAAAATACGGTTGACGCAAATCTTTTCCTTTGAATAA
- a CDS encoding helix-turn-helix domain-containing protein: MVHLADGILLLAIKRLNGERSERSLFHVLNGKRSATTLQDAFFYELESIFGQFPQATYSYESMLKGFEKRGWLDRKQFKLTKAGEMISSPEAVERLFNRLGGERRDYNATTWKRLSLFVQTFMSKEHARTFYPVQADRPAEQWVKQLLQLDRDWKALMRTFHLEIEKALDHVGDPYATAVVYRFTGAFETGLTYEQIASLLDVDAETARLYFLAGWNELLKVLPEDAKIRGFTYGLSTDRMTYSAHESYDLFLKGYTFDQVQARRRLRTSTIEDHVVEMAMYLAVFPLEQFVPMQDIVAIEKLRDPVSWALKPVFEEMGNVSYFQIRLVFARLKGGETFV, translated from the coding sequence TTGGTTCATTTAGCGGATGGGATTTTACTGCTGGCCATTAAACGATTAAATGGAGAACGGAGTGAACGTAGTCTATTTCATGTTCTGAACGGGAAACGTTCGGCCACAACGTTACAAGATGCGTTCTTCTATGAGTTAGAGTCTATTTTTGGACAGTTTCCGCAAGCGACATACTCATATGAGTCCATGTTGAAAGGATTTGAAAAACGGGGGTGGTTGGACCGAAAACAATTCAAATTGACGAAAGCAGGCGAAATGATCTCATCACCTGAGGCTGTTGAGCGTTTATTCAATCGGTTAGGTGGAGAACGACGCGACTATAATGCGACGACGTGGAAAAGGTTGAGTTTATTCGTGCAAACCTTCATGTCTAAAGAGCATGCGCGAACATTTTATCCGGTTCAAGCTGACCGTCCTGCAGAGCAATGGGTAAAACAGTTATTGCAACTCGATCGTGATTGGAAAGCGCTCATGCGGACGTTCCATCTAGAGATTGAAAAAGCGCTTGATCACGTTGGGGATCCGTATGCGACTGCGGTCGTCTACCGGTTTACTGGAGCGTTCGAAACAGGATTGACGTATGAACAAATTGCTAGTTTGCTTGATGTCGATGCCGAAACGGCCCGCCTCTATTTTTTGGCAGGATGGAACGAGTTGCTGAAAGTGTTACCGGAAGATGCGAAAATCCGAGGGTTCACGTATGGGTTATCGACAGACCGGATGACGTATTCTGCGCATGAATCGTATGACCTCTTTCTGAAGGGATACACATTCGATCAAGTTCAGGCAAGGCGTCGATTGCGGACGAGTACGATTGAAGACCATGTGGTGGAGATGGCGATGTATTTAGCTGTCTTCCCGCTCGAACAATTTGTGCCGATGCAGGACATTGTCGCCATCGAAAAATTACGAGATCCGGTCAGTTGGGCTTTGAAGCCTGTCTTTGAAGAAATGGGTAACGTCAGCTATTTTCAAATACGTCTTGTGTTCGCAAGGCTGAAAGGAGGTGAGACATTTGTATGA
- a CDS encoding ferredoxin has protein sequence MAKFTIVDKDTCIACGACGAAAPDIYDYDDEGLAFNLMDDNTGTVEIPDELHEDMMDAFEGCPTDSIKVADESFDGDALKFE, from the coding sequence ATGGCAAAATTTACTATCGTCGATAAAGATACATGTATCGCATGCGGAGCTTGCGGCGCAGCGGCACCAGATATTTACGATTATGATGATGAAGGTCTCGCGTTCAACTTGATGGATGACAACACAGGTACTGTTGAAATCCCTGATGAATTACACGAAGACATGATGGATGCATTCGAAGGTTGTCCAACTGATTCAATCAAAGTGGCGGACGAATCATTCGACGGCGATGCTCTAAAATTCGAATAA
- a CDS encoding ABC transporter permease, translated as MSFLEVLYIVVPVALAYATPLIIAALGGIFSERSGVVNIALEGIMIIGAATGIITTLTLTDLGAGVFSPWIALLVAMVVGALFSLFLAVPAILWRADQTVLGVAINMLAIGLAIFVVRVLYNKGQTDFIEYRIAKENVPFLSDIPVLKMFFINVQYTSFVAIALAFVVWFVIFKTPFGLRLRSVGEHPMAADTMGINVTKMRFMGVMLSGAFGGLAGAVYAVTVTTNFSGTTIVGQGFLAIAAMIFGKWNPLGALGAGLFFGFAQALSIIGSNLPIINNVPQLLLLIAPYALTILALAGLVGRADAPKSVGIPYIKGKR; from the coding sequence ATGAGCTTCTTAGAAGTCCTCTATATCGTCGTACCGGTTGCACTTGCCTATGCGACTCCACTCATTATCGCAGCACTCGGTGGGATTTTCAGCGAACGCTCTGGTGTCGTCAACATTGCTCTCGAAGGAATTATGATCATCGGTGCCGCGACTGGGATTATCACAACGCTTACTTTAACTGATTTAGGTGCTGGCGTCTTCAGTCCATGGATTGCCTTGCTTGTAGCAATGGTAGTCGGTGCATTATTCTCTCTCTTTTTGGCCGTACCTGCGATTCTGTGGCGCGCGGACCAAACTGTTCTTGGGGTAGCAATCAATATGCTCGCGATCGGTCTTGCCATCTTTGTTGTACGTGTGCTCTACAATAAAGGACAAACTGACTTTATCGAATATCGGATTGCGAAAGAGAACGTACCGTTTTTATCAGATATTCCTGTACTCAAAATGTTCTTCATTAACGTTCAATATACATCATTTGTGGCGATTGCCTTGGCGTTTGTCGTATGGTTCGTCATCTTTAAGACGCCGTTTGGACTTCGCCTTCGCTCAGTCGGTGAGCATCCGATGGCAGCTGATACGATGGGGATCAACGTAACGAAAATGCGCTTCATGGGTGTCATGCTCTCTGGTGCGTTTGGTGGTCTTGCCGGTGCAGTATATGCTGTAACCGTTACGACGAACTTCAGTGGAACGACAATTGTTGGTCAAGGCTTCTTGGCGATTGCCGCAATGATCTTCGGGAAGTGGAATCCACTCGGTGCGCTAGGCGCCGGACTGTTCTTTGGATTTGCGCAGGCGCTCTCGATTATCGGAAGTAATTTGCCGATTATCAATAATGTGCCACAACTTCTCCTGTTGATTGCGCCATATGCGCTCACGATTCTTGCACTCGCTGGTCTTGTCGGGCGTGCGGATGCACCGAAGTCGGTCGGTATCCCATATATTAAAGGGAAACGCTGA
- a CDS encoding ABC transporter permease codes for MKKLSLNQLLIPFLSIILGLLVGAIVMLIGGYDPVQGFISLFEGMFGSPYAIGETLRAAAPLIFSGLAVAFAFRTGLFNIGVEGQVLIGWVAAVYVGINFDGLPMFIHLPLALLAAMIAAAIWAFVPGFLKAKFYVHEVITSIMMNYIALYTTNAILRNVIGVTNERTESINESASLASPWLQELTTYSRLHWGVLVAVLAAIVYYYILQRTTLGYELRAVGFNKNASQYAGMSVNRNIVLSFVISGMFAGLAGAMEGLGTFGSMTLSASFTGVGFDGIAVALLGANTAIGVVLAAILFAGLNIGGLAMQLGANVPSELVKVIIAAIVIFVASGYAINYVVEKLKGNRKKGVEKK; via the coding sequence ATGAAAAAATTAAGTTTAAACCAGCTCCTCATTCCATTCCTATCGATTATTTTAGGTCTTCTCGTCGGTGCCATCGTCATGTTGATCGGTGGTTACGACCCGGTTCAAGGGTTCATCTCATTATTCGAAGGAATGTTTGGTAGTCCGTATGCCATCGGTGAAACGCTGCGAGCGGCTGCACCGCTCATCTTCTCGGGTCTTGCCGTTGCGTTCGCCTTCCGTACAGGACTTTTCAATATCGGGGTAGAAGGTCAAGTATTGATTGGGTGGGTCGCGGCCGTATATGTAGGAATCAACTTCGATGGTTTGCCGATGTTCATCCACTTGCCGCTCGCGCTTCTCGCAGCAATGATCGCAGCAGCAATTTGGGCTTTCGTACCAGGATTCTTGAAAGCGAAGTTTTACGTCCATGAAGTCATCACGTCCATTATGATGAACTATATCGCACTTTATACGACAAATGCGATTTTGCGTAATGTCATCGGTGTGACGAACGAACGGACAGAATCAATCAATGAGTCTGCATCTCTCGCATCACCTTGGCTACAAGAGTTGACGACATATTCTCGACTTCACTGGGGTGTTCTCGTCGCTGTCCTTGCAGCAATTGTGTACTACTATATTCTTCAGCGTACGACGCTTGGTTATGAGTTACGTGCAGTTGGGTTCAACAAAAATGCATCTCAATATGCAGGAATGAGCGTAAACAGAAATATCGTCCTGTCGTTCGTCATTTCAGGTATGTTCGCTGGACTTGCTGGAGCTATGGAAGGTCTTGGAACATTCGGAAGTATGACTTTATCGGCATCGTTCACAGGTGTCGGATTTGATGGGATTGCCGTGGCCCTTTTAGGAGCTAATACAGCGATCGGTGTCGTTCTCGCCGCGATTCTCTTTGCAGGATTGAATATTGGTGGTTTGGCGATGCAACTTGGTGCGAACGTACCGTCAGAACTCGTCAAAGTCATCATTGCAGCAATCGTCATCTTTGTGGCATCTGGTTACGCCATCAACTATGTCGTAGAAAAACTAAAAGGAAATCGTAAGAAAGGAGTGGAGAAAAAATGA
- a CDS encoding ABC transporter ATP-binding protein translates to MEYVIEMLNIRKEFGTFVANDNITLQLRKGEIHALLGENGAGKSTLMNVLFGLYQPEGGEIRVHGKKVDIENPNIANDLGIGMVHQHFMLVEKFTVTENIILGLEPKSGVTIDRASARQKVMDISEQYGLKIDPDAKIEDISVGMQQRVEILKTLYRGADILIFDEPTAVLTPQEIQELIQIMKRLIAEGKSIILITHKLKEIMQVADRCTVIRRGRYIGTVEVDETVNEDSLAEMMVGREVNFAAEYSKAEPQQVVLDVQGLVVKDSRGLKVVEGLDLQIRAGEVLGIAGIDGNGQTELIEAITGLKKPESGKVQLNGKDVTGQTPRKMTESGIGHIPQDRHKHGLVLDYSIRDNMVLQTYYKEPFSKRGLMNYKAVAEKAKALIEKFDVRTPSIDVPARALSGGNQQKAIIAREVDRSPDLLIAAQPTRGLDVGAIEFIHEQLIKEREKGRAVLLISFELDEILHVSDRIAVLYEGKIVGIRDPKETTEQELGFLMAGGQRGDETE, encoded by the coding sequence TTGGAATATGTAATTGAAATGCTAAATATTCGCAAAGAGTTCGGTACGTTCGTTGCGAACGATAATATCACGCTCCAATTGCGTAAAGGAGAAATCCATGCGCTTCTAGGAGAAAACGGGGCCGGGAAGTCGACGCTCATGAACGTGTTATTTGGTCTATATCAGCCTGAAGGCGGAGAGATTCGCGTACACGGGAAGAAAGTTGATATTGAGAATCCGAACATCGCCAATGATCTTGGGATCGGGATGGTCCACCAACACTTTATGTTGGTTGAAAAGTTTACCGTCACGGAGAACATCATCCTTGGACTTGAGCCGAAGAGCGGTGTAACAATCGATCGCGCGTCAGCTCGTCAAAAGGTAATGGATATTTCAGAACAGTACGGACTTAAAATTGATCCAGATGCGAAGATTGAAGATATTTCGGTCGGTATGCAGCAACGAGTAGAAATCTTGAAAACGCTCTATCGTGGAGCGGATATTTTGATTTTCGACGAACCGACGGCAGTGTTGACGCCGCAAGAGATTCAAGAACTTATCCAAATTATGAAACGTTTGATTGCTGAAGGTAAGTCGATCATCTTGATTACGCACAAGCTGAAGGAAATCATGCAAGTGGCGGACCGTTGTACGGTCATTCGTCGTGGTCGCTACATTGGAACGGTTGAAGTGGATGAAACGGTTAATGAAGATAGTCTGGCTGAAATGATGGTCGGGCGTGAAGTCAACTTCGCTGCTGAGTATTCAAAAGCAGAACCGCAACAAGTTGTTCTCGATGTTCAAGGGCTCGTCGTTAAAGACAGCCGTGGATTGAAGGTCGTTGAAGGATTAGACTTGCAAATTCGGGCTGGGGAAGTGCTCGGAATTGCTGGAATCGATGGTAACGGTCAAACTGAGTTAATTGAAGCGATTACGGGTCTTAAAAAACCGGAATCAGGAAAAGTTCAGCTCAATGGGAAAGATGTGACTGGTCAAACACCGCGTAAGATGACGGAATCCGGCATCGGACATATTCCGCAAGACCGTCATAAACACGGACTCGTCCTCGACTACTCGATTCGGGACAACATGGTTTTACAAACGTATTACAAAGAACCTTTCTCTAAGCGAGGGCTAATGAATTACAAAGCTGTTGCAGAGAAGGCGAAGGCGTTAATTGAGAAGTTTGACGTCCGAACTCCATCTATCGATGTGCCGGCGCGTGCGCTCTCGGGAGGGAACCAGCAGAAGGCAATCATCGCCCGGGAAGTCGACCGTTCACCAGATTTACTCATCGCTGCACAACCGACACGTGGTCTTGACGTCGGTGCGATTGAATTTATTCATGAACAGCTCATTAAAGAGCGTGAAAAAGGACGCGCCGTCTTGCTCATCTCATTCGAACTTGATGAAATTTTACACGTATCCGACCGTATTGCTGTTCTTTACGAAGGGAAAATCGTAGGGATTCGTGATCCGAAAGAGACGACTGAACAAGAACTTGGCTTCTTGATGGCCGGCGGTCAGAGAGGGGACGAAACAGAATGA
- a CDS encoding BMP family lipoprotein: protein MNKKKTILSALAAGLTLSTVLAACGGDDNEGGSSTNGEGGEGSDFKVAMVTDTGGVDDKSFNQSAWEGLKKFGEENDLTENEGYKYLQSAKQADYQPNLQQLARDNFNLIYGIGFLMAEDIGKVAEQFPDNNFAIVDMVVDAPNVASITFKEQEGSFLVGVVAGLTTTTDKVGFIGGVESDLIKKFENGFKAGVMAVNPEATIDVKYAEDFNSAEKGTAIASGMYGSGSDIIYHAAGGTGVGVFTEAKNRKKNGEDVWVIGVDRDQYEEGLPENVTLTSMVKRVDTATLEVSKMAMDGEFPAGEIVEFSLKDEGVGIAPTSEENVAADVLTKVDEYRQQIIDGEVVAPATDAEFEEFMKTVK from the coding sequence ATGAACAAAAAGAAAACGATTCTCTCAGCTTTAGCAGCAGGACTCACACTCTCTACAGTACTCGCAGCTTGCGGTGGCGATGACAACGAAGGTGGCTCATCTACAAACGGTGAAGGCGGAGAAGGTAGCGACTTCAAAGTAGCGATGGTTACTGATACCGGCGGTGTAGATGACAAATCGTTCAACCAATCTGCATGGGAAGGGTTGAAAAAATTCGGTGAAGAAAACGACTTGACTGAAAACGAAGGATATAAATATCTTCAGTCAGCAAAACAAGCAGACTATCAGCCAAACTTACAGCAATTGGCACGCGATAACTTTAATTTGATCTATGGAATCGGCTTCTTGATGGCAGAAGATATTGGTAAAGTTGCAGAACAATTCCCTGACAACAACTTTGCAATCGTCGATATGGTTGTTGACGCTCCGAACGTTGCTTCAATCACTTTCAAAGAACAAGAAGGTTCGTTCCTCGTAGGTGTTGTTGCTGGTCTTACGACTACAACTGACAAAGTTGGATTTATCGGTGGGGTAGAGTCAGATTTGATCAAGAAGTTTGAAAATGGATTTAAAGCTGGTGTAATGGCTGTAAACCCTGAGGCGACAATCGATGTGAAATATGCTGAAGACTTCAACTCAGCTGAAAAAGGAACAGCGATCGCTTCAGGTATGTACGGTTCTGGTTCTGACATCATTTATCACGCAGCTGGTGGTACGGGTGTAGGGGTATTCACAGAAGCGAAAAACCGTAAGAAGAACGGCGAAGATGTTTGGGTTATCGGCGTTGACCGTGACCAGTATGAAGAAGGACTTCCAGAAAACGTCACACTTACATCAATGGTTAAACGTGTAGATACAGCTACACTTGAAGTTTCGAAAATGGCAATGGACGGGGAGTTCCCAGCTGGTGAAATCGTTGAGTTCTCTCTTAAAGACGAAGGTGTAGGAATCGCGCCAACTTCTGAAGAAAACGTTGCTGCTGACGTTCTTACGAAAGTTGACGAGTATCGTCAACAAATCATCGACGGCGAGGTAGTTGCACCAGCAACTGACGCTGAGTTCGAAGAGTTCATGAAAACAGTAAAATAA
- a CDS encoding GntR family transcriptional regulator, producing MSIKLDHRLLYLRVIEKIKQDIDAGVYREGEKLPSEFELSKQLGVSRATLREALRILEDEKFVVRKHGVGTFISSKPPFTSGIEELFSVTDMITRAKMTPGTKVLVAEKVLATEREADRLKIEPNSPIYRIVRIRYADDTPVVYCVDKVPAHLVSNPETLTEGKSLFDALEKEVGRRVAYAITHIEPSVSSDISSQLQTDQPLLALKQLHYDESDLPLLDSANFFRADRFDFHVVRKRV from the coding sequence ATGTCGATTAAGCTCGATCATCGATTGCTCTATCTTCGAGTAATTGAAAAAATTAAGCAAGATATCGACGCTGGTGTCTATCGGGAAGGCGAAAAGTTACCTTCGGAATTCGAACTTTCGAAACAACTCGGAGTCAGTCGAGCAACACTTCGTGAAGCGCTCCGAATTCTCGAAGATGAGAAATTCGTGGTGCGAAAGCATGGGGTAGGGACATTTATCAGTTCCAAGCCGCCGTTTACATCAGGAATTGAAGAGTTATTCAGTGTCACTGATATGATTACGCGTGCGAAGATGACACCAGGAACGAAAGTATTGGTGGCCGAGAAGGTGTTGGCAACAGAGAGAGAAGCCGATCGTCTCAAGATTGAGCCGAACTCACCGATTTATCGAATTGTTCGAATTCGATATGCGGATGACACACCGGTCGTATATTGTGTCGATAAAGTGCCGGCCCATCTCGTCTCAAATCCTGAAACATTGACTGAAGGGAAGTCATTGTTTGATGCTCTTGAAAAAGAGGTAGGACGTCGAGTCGCGTATGCGATTACGCATATTGAGCCGAGCGTCAGCTCTGACATATCGTCACAACTTCAGACGGACCAACCGTTACTCGCTTTAAAGCAATTGCATTACGATGAGAGTGATTTACCATTGCTCGATTCGGCCAACTTTTTCCGGGCAGATCGATTCGATTTCCATGTCGTACGTAAACGAGTGTAA